The Apium graveolens cultivar Ventura unplaced genomic scaffold, ASM990537v1 ctg8141, whole genome shotgun sequence nucleotide sequence GAACATATTAAAACAGACGCAATTATACATGAGTACTACCAATATAAACATCAAATTCAGCCGCAAAGAAATAAAATTGACACGTGAACAAATTGTAACATTTACCGGTGGAAAGAATTAAACTTGAgaggaaataattaaattatatatttatatagggTAGCAGTTCATGGACAACCATTTAATATAGAGAACCGTGgagaccattatttaaaaaatatataatatataatttatttcatttttttcatatagttacaaattttaattaccaaGTTAAAGAGCGaagttaaataatttttttatttaaaaaattattaaaatttaatgaaaaTTTTTAAAGTGATTCTATAGTAGAATCACAATAGAATCATACTTATTCAACATATTTCACTagagaatcaaatttaaaattattatttttttaaattttaattgttaaattttttattatattgaaatttaattattattctatactagcattgaatttcatatttttttaaaaataaaatttaatatttgtGATGAGATTCTATAATGGAATCAGGGTTCTCCACGGTTTTTCATATAAGTGGGTTCCCCACAAAGTAAAGgcctatctatctatctatctatctatgtatatatatatatattacctCCACCATAACTTTCTCAAAATTTTACATCACTTGATCAATAATCTCACTCCCAATCCGCATATATCGGTCCCATGATGATTGTTGTACCAtatcagttttttctggaaaggtTATTGTGGTTGATTTCTCCATCATTTCATTAAGTTCTGCAAGCGGCACTCGATCTATGCCCTCCAAAGACACTATAGTGTCTACCTCAGATGAAACCCTTCGAATAATGGAGTGTGCATCATCCAGGATGTTTATTTGAGAGGCCTGTTGAGACATCTTTAATTTAGATGCCTCATACGCTCCTTTTAACTCCGATAATAAATTTCAAGGATGTAGCATGAGCCTATTTTTCTTTGGCATTCCGTCTTTATAAGGAGACCTAAGTCATGCTTCCTTTCTCTAGCCGGAGAGAGAGGTACCTCGGAGGCTGATTGAGTGTTGATTATGGCCTCCAAAGATTCGTACATCATACATTCTGTAACAAATAGACCAAACATTGAATAAAATATGCTAAGTCATATTAGTGGATCAATTCAATGGACTTGGATAAAGTTTGCAACAAACCACTATCTTTTTTATTCTTGGCTCGTCAATATTTAGACATACTTAAAAAattccaaatcagtcatatgtgTCTCCAAATTAGCATGCAGTTACTATAGATAAGTAGACATTATAAAAGGTGTAATAAAAAGCAAGTCATCAATTTTTTGATAGCTACAGTCCTTTATCATATAAGAGATAactattaaaatttaaaattcattattTCTTTGTCATAAGGAAAAGCTAACCGGTGGTCTGAAAATGTTAACTACCAGAAGGACCTCAATCACAACtagtattttaaaaaaaaataaagaggTGAATTATTGGATTTATTATTCAGGGACATGATCCAGGAAGTCTCGGTAGCTTggtaattaataaattattaatccCTAATATACACTATGGAGAGAATTTAAACTCGAAAGtatattagaaaaataaaataaaattatagcTCATTCATATTTGTCTTATATTTATGTCTCGTGTTTTAAATTCTGCAGTCAGGATCATGAGTCGCTGCTTTCTCGCAGGAAGCATGTGTTGGCTAAGGCAAGCATTAACTAACTATTGCAATAAAAAGTGATGCAAGTATTATGGGCAATTAGTAAAAGGTCCAAGTAATTCATCAATTCTTGTCAATACTTAAATTGAATCAGTAATGGGAAGAAAAATATTCAGCACGGTTTAAAGGAAGAAACATGTTTTTTATGTGTGATCTTATTAAAACATATTGCTAGAAAAGTGCTAAGTAAAACACAAAATGTAGTCATATTGTAAAAATATTCAccattttaaaaaatttaatttcatTTTAAGATTTGCAGAGTATGTCAGAAATAAATGAAGGAGAGGGAGTGAATCTATTCTACCTTTACAACTTACAACCACGAAATATTAACTCACTGTCTCAACCTATATAACAAGAATCCAAAGAATTTAATCAAACACATCTACCAGTTTCAACTTTTAATCAAAGTGCCTTTAAGAATAATTAAACATCACATTAGTTGATTAATAGAGAGAGGTGTGAGTGTATGTTCATACCAAACTACTAATTCATTATCAAAAACACAATTTGTAAATTTAAGATTTTATATTTTACAATATATTACATATAGGATACATATTCAAAAACACTACAGGTTTGTCCTTAGTATTTTTCTTTATTCATATTCCTTAAGTAAGTGGATGGGTGACTCTCAGTGTATTAACAGATTTATCGACTTTTGCTGCAATGTGAAGGCAGTTTTAATTTGATGCATCTTTATTTATGTGATTTAACTTTCTTAGTAATTTAAACATGATGCTTTCGAGCTTATACAATATCTTCACTATATATTTTAAAATCTTCTCCAAATATGTATATTTCAAATTTGCTGAGCATAAATCTTGAAAAAAATTAGACAACTCAATAAGATTATGTAGCAAGTCACGACAAACAATGGGCAATAGCTTTTGCATGAAAATATGGTAGCCATGTGATTTCATTCCGTTAATACATTTTTTTCCATATTTACACACCTAGATATATTCGAGACATACACATTTGGAAGATTCAAACTTTTAATCCAATATTTGCTCTCTTCCAAGCATAAATGGTGCAATTGGCGTCATGCCAACATCTCGAATCCACAACTCATGGTATACACCTAACTCCTTATAGTCATTTCTTGTATTTGAATTTCCTTTAGTTTTTTCTTATCACCATACGTTGTGTAGAATCTGTTATCAAAGACATTTTTTCCGTATGCATAACATCAATATTATGGCGAAGACTCAGTGTCTCCCAACAAGGTAGCTCAAAAATGGAGAATAGAGTGTCCAAATATGTGTCACACCATAATCCCTTGGCTTTTTCCTGATAGTCTTTCTCGGAGGAGGAAACTGTATCTGCTCAAGTATCTTTGCCCGTGATCCTGAATATCGAGTTCTAACTGAATGTCTCTCACATCGCCCAAACTTTGTGCTTCTCCTTAGTGGATCATCTTCTTCCAAAAAATAATGAGTTGTACGATAGAAAGTCAGTTTACCACCATGCTTGAGTTGCTTTGCCTTTACCACTCCTAGACAAACCAATTTTCTCTTAGTCGACCATCGACTACTCATATCAAGTGCTGGAAAGTCATTTAttatacacatcaatgctactttCATAGTGAATTTTGAAAATGCTGCCCTACTATATATTTTTACCCCGGTACACCACAACATCTTTAATTCATTAATTAATGGTCGAAGATAAAAATGGAAGTCTTTTATCGGATCACTCAGCCCGGGAATGAGAAATGGCATAAACATGTATGGAGCTTTTGTGCATATGAATGGTGGAAGATTGTAAATGACAATAATCACAAGCCACGCTGTATATTTTCTTGCATGTGCATCTCGAAAGGGATCAAATCCATCACTAGCAAGGTCTATTCGGAAATTTCGTGTTATTTTTTGCAAATCGAGAAAATCTAtgattaaattatttcaattcATCTCCACCAGCTGGATGACTTAATTGACCCTCAACTACAGCTCTATCATGATTCCATGTCATACATTTGGCAATCTTCTCGGACATGAATAATCGTTGCAGTCTCAATATAAGAGGAAAGAATCTTAATATCTTCTTCGGAATTAACCTTTTCATAGAATCCTTCTGCACCTTGTATCGATCTTCATCACATATGTCATAATGTATTTTCTCactattttatttataaaataatatacaatcaTTCACGCAAGCATCAATTTTTTCGTATCACGTGCTCAACCAACTTACTAACTTTTTCACATCATAATATCTCAGGGGCAACTTGTGATCTTGAGGAAACACCGATCCAATGAGTTTAAGTAGCTCATCAAATTCTTTATTACTACAACCATATTTGTGTTTGAACTTAAGTAGCTTATTCACAAATGATAATGTTATGGAACTTGTACAATTAGGATAAAGTGGTTCAGAAGCACTCTCAAGCATCCTATAAAAACTTTTTGCTCTTACATTCGGTTCTTCATCCATATTTTCAAAATCCTTAATTGCCTCGGCAAAATCTCTAACCATTTCACGtacatcataaaattatcatGGGTGTTATAAGTATTCATAGAACTCATTCCAATGTCAACCCGCGATCTAACACTATTCTCATGAAAATACCGTGTTATATATGCGGGCATGATGTCATGTCGATATAAATATAATATCACATCATCGGGATTTTTTATGTAAAAAATTTCACATTCATTACATGGACATCTTATTCTCCCCTTTGAATCATCTGTATTTGCAACGTCAAACTTGATGAAATCATTAACACCAATTTTTTACTATTCCGTTATATTTTTCCTTACATCATATCGACGATCAATCCAACTACGATATGATggtataattaataatttattactAATTAACATAAATATACCTAAATAAATTCACTACGTGTACAAGATATTTAGTGAAAACAAATGAgcaataattattgaatttttaaaaaattatttcaatGATTTAATTCAAGTTATTATTCTATCAAGCGGAGAAAGTTAACAAATATATTAAATTACTTCATATTTTGAACACTACATTAAAttattaacaattaaaatttaacTTTCTCTTTAAATTATATCAATTAATATTACATGTATATGAAAAATAAACAAACAACAATCATGATAATCAAAGTATAAGTAGTTCAGAAATGGTACTTATTTGACTTGAAAGTAGTAGATATTTGAGcttgaaaaggaagaaaaatggTAGAAAATTAGAAGGAAATAAGTGGAGATGGGAGAAAAAGAAAGTATGGACGAAAACGAAGAGAGGAAAGCAGGAGCTGTTATTTTTGGAGACTAAATTCCACCATATACggtcatttttataaaatccactaaaaatGGTTGCTTTTATATATTCAACCACCAGGGGTAGCTTTTCTCGGACACGAATGCAGATATTACTtaatttttcttataaataccatgtatcACATTGAAAAGAAatacaagtcctttcaagcctctctttataaatagagtcttacgacaccagttttattaagtcgagaAAATAAGAGTCGTCCCTTTAATTCTCGGTCTTTTCAGTCTTAAATTTTCTAAATATTCcagtgatagttctcgggctcggttcaagttcgctgagagtatttttgatttatcaattatatttatcaattatactagtatctcatattatcctgggaagcaggtcgctaaacacggatgatGCGGGccgaaactgctttaaggagacagttttctggactcgagattaaatcaaatctctgtttgttttctcgaACCCTTCTCCatttttaattgttaattcttatatattattatatgcttatgtgatttaataaTTACCTATGTTTttgtgaattagttatatattcgaTATATAGAATAATGTCTATATCGTACAAGACtgataacaatcttaaagcagttttggatttatttgtgtggtttatGTTTTTGATTGGAATATAGTAGTTTCTTGGCTAATTGTTTTAACATAGCATAAGCCATAAGCCATGGTATCatattattcatattttaatataattttgtttCCAGTAAATGTATATTAGATGAGGTCAAGTCATGTTTTATTTTTGACATGCTAACATTTTATTGACATGAGATTCATTCATGCAAGCTTAGTGTTAATTTACAATTGAATGTCATCAACGGCCTTGTTAAATTTGTTTGATATGAAATAATGTTTACTTTTGATATCTCCTGGAAATTGGGCTAATGAGATTAGTACATGGGATAAGCAAATTATTGTACATGGTTTATGTTGGTGACTCGTTTTGAATTAAACATGTGATATTAGTCTTCTGAGAACCCAATAATAAATGTATAAAACCTATTTGGTTAAAATGATAACATGAGTCACATATTGTCCACGTAATTTGATATTTTTGTTATCACAATATTGCAATTTTCAGGGTGAAAGAAGCATAATTTACATATGTGCAATCTCGATTCAATATATATTTTGACAAATATATATGATTTGTTTCTTGCGACAATTACTACTAATGTTAATCTAAATAATGTGTGGAGAGACACATGTGGTGTATCCTCTTATTCGGTAAGCTACAATAGAACAAGATTATTTACTATTTAATTAGTAATAGGTTCAGATTGATTTGTTAGTTTTCCGATTACTGATAGATCAATAATTCGACTGGAGTGGCATGATTGTTTAGCTTAAATTTTATCCTCAAAATTTGAGCTAACTATTTGGTAAGCATATGTGCGGGAATATATATTAGCACTAATCAATTTCAGGGATGATCACGGTGTTAAAAACTTAAAGGACCTGTTACCTAAATAGTACAGGTTTTGGATCGGCATGAGAGTTATATTCAACAAGTACAAGTCGGATTTTAATTATATAGTCAAATATATACCCTAGTCGTATTTCCTTCTAATCCAAATTGAGTTGGGTGTATGaaattatttttgattattatcaattTATTTGTATAAACTTGAATTTTTTGTTGGTGAAAAAAACAAACGGCGGAGGGAGTAAGATGAGTTGTCGTCAAGTTAGGATTATCAAAATCCAGTTCTACTTCAAGTCCAGTTCGGTGCACGAGCTGTACGCGAatatttgtgtatatatataaccacattaTGTTGGAGTCAGCTGGAACAAATCCATTCTACATTACTTCAAAATGAAGTCTTCAATGGGCAATGTGAGCGTAGATATACCCGAAGATGTTATCGCCGTTATACTTTCGAGACTTCCGGTGAAATCATTGCTTAGATGCAAGTTGTTGGGATTTAATTTGAACAAAAGAGCTGTTGGTGTGTTTGTGTGAGTCTTTAGCTACTGGCAGTCGTGGCAACCCAGCATGGAGATAATGTAGGAGTGTTGCAGAATAAATATGTTAGTGATGTAGTTTGTTCAGGACTTTCTGTTTAGATCCTAGTTTGTAGGAGTCAATTATTCTTTGTTGTTTAAGTCTATATAATGTAACCTTAGTAGTAATAAAAAGCTAAGTTCAGCATTATCTTTGTTTTCTCCAGTTTATATACACACACAGCTATAAAATCTGTTTATGCCCAAGTACATGCCTAAGGCACAGTCGATGGAGATGGGTAAGAACAAAGATGGAATGATCAGCTTGAACTATCCCATGTTGACAAGAGCTAATTATACAGCATGGGCTATGAAAATGAAGGTGTATATGCAGGCTCATGGCGTTTGGGATGCAATATCACCTAAGAATCCTAAATCAATGACGGTTGACGATAAGATGGATAAAACAGCTCTGGCAGCAATATACTAGGGTATACCAGAAGACGTGCTTCTTTCTCTTGCGAACAAGGAGACAGCTAAGGAAGCATGGGAGGCAATTAGGACATTGTGCCAAGGTGCGGAGAAAGTCAAGACTACAAGAACTCAAACACTCAAGGCAGAATTCGAGTCCATGACAATGAAAGACTCAGAATCGGTGGATGACTTCTCCACGAAGTTGAACAACCTGGTCACAAACATACGTGCACTAGGAGAAGAAGTGACAGGAAAGCTATGTGGTAAAGAAATTACTACACGCGATACCCTCTAAATTTTTATAAATCGCATCTACTATAGAGCAGATCGAGGATCTCAGTATAATGACAATGGAGGAAAACCGTGGGGTCGCTAAAGGCTCATGAGGAGAGAATTAAAGGACAAACCGAGACAGGGGGAGGAAAATTATTGTTGACTAGTGAGGAATGGATTGAACGTGAAAGGGAAGATGAGAGAAAATTATTGCTCACAAGAGATGAATGGATGAGACTCTCAAATAAAGTAAATGTTGATGCCTCACAAAAGAACAGAAGTAAGGAATGCAATCGAGGTGCTCGAGATAAAAGTAAGGTTCACTGCTTCAACTGCAGCGCCTATGGTCATTATGCAGTTGAATGTAAGAAACCCAGGCGAGATAAAGAAATTAAGGAGGAAGCTAATATGATACAGATTCCAGATGACGAACCTGCACTACTGATGGTGGAAAGCACGAAAGAAAAGAATGGATCACTAATGATCAATAAAGAGCAAGTAATGCCCAGGTTAAATCACAAAGGTACGAAAGAGATAGAGTCAAATATGTGGTACTTGGAAAATGGTGCCAGTAACCACATGATTGGACAATTCTCAAAGTTCAGAGAGATCGACACTAAGGTAACAGGACAGGTGAAATTTGGCAATGGATCGATGGTTCAAATAAAGGGCAAAGGATCTATAATTCTGAAATGCAAGAATGGAGAAAGCAGAGTTATGAATGAGGTATATTATATTCCTACACTTCGGAGTAATATTATTAGGCTTGGACAGCTTTCGGAAAATGGGTACAGGATAATTATTAAAGGTGAAAATCTTTGGGTACACGAAGACTAGGGTGATCTATTGATGAAGGTAAAGCGATCGCCGAATCGCCTGTACAAAATAATCATAAACAGCAGTGAGTCAATGTGTCTTGCAGCAAGGAATGAAAACAAAAATTGGTTGTGGCACTCACGTTTAGGCCATGTTAATTTTAAGGCCTTGAAGCTTATGAGTGCTCAAAACATGGTACTTGGAATGCCTAAAATTCAACCAAAAAGACACTCGAGCTAGTCCACGGTGACCTGTGTGGACCTATCACGCCATGTACTCCAGTAGGtaacaaatatatatttgttttaatcGATGATTATTGCAGAGTAGATGTGGACGTATCTTTTGAAAAATAAGAGTGAGGCATTCAATGCGTTTAAATGTTTTCGTGTTTTAGTTGAAGATAGTCCAGAAAAAAGGATGACTTTTAGAAAAGACAATGGAGGGGAATTTACTTCCAGGGAATTTACTCAGTATTGTGAAGAAGTAGGAATTGTCAGGCATTTTTCAGCTCCCTACTCTCCCCAGCAGAATGGTGTAGTGGAGAGACGTAATAGAACCTTGATTGAGATGGCGAGGTGCTTGTTGAAAGAAATGAATTTACCCAATTATTTATGGGGGAAGTCATCCGTCATGCCATATATTTAATCAACAAACTCCCGACTCGTGCTATAACCGAAATTACTCCCTATGAGGCTTGGTCGAAGGAAAAACCCCATGTTGAACATCTCTGAGTATTTAGTTGTGTGGCTCATGTAAAGGTTCCAACTGCAAATTTAAAAAACTAGACTCCAGAAGTAAGACAATGGTCTATCTCGGAAAGGAAGCTGGCACAAAAGCATTCAAATGTCTGATCCAGAGAAGGAAACTATTTGTGTAAGTCGAGATGTTGTGTTCGAGGAGGGGAAAGCATAGAACTGGTCAGAAAGCTCGAAAGATATGATCAATGCATAATTGGGATCATTTACTGTGGCGATGAATACTTTGGTGACATCCAATGAGCTTAATGAAAATAGAGAAGAAGCAGCAAGTTC carries:
- the LOC141704701 gene encoding uncharacterized protein LOC141704701; protein product: MEMGKNKDGMISLNYPMLTRANYTAWAMKMKVYMQAHGVWDAISPKNPKSMTGIPEDVLLSLANKETAKEAWEAIRTLCQGAEKVKTTRTQTLKAEFESMTMKDSESVDDFSTKLNNLVTNIRALGEEAHEERIKGQTETGGGKLLLTSEEWIEREREDERKLLLTRDEWMRLSNKVNVDASQKNRSKECNRGARDKSKVHCFNCSAYGHYAVECKKPRRDKEIKEEANMIQIPDDEPALLMVESTKEKNGSLMINKEQVMPRLNHKGTKEIESNMWYLENGASNHMIGQFSKFREIDTKVTGQVKFGNGSMVQIKGKGSIILKCKNGESRVMNEVYYIPTLRSNIIRLGQLSENGYRIIIKGENLWVHED